From the genome of Populus alba chromosome 10, ASM523922v2, whole genome shotgun sequence, one region includes:
- the LOC118046355 gene encoding LOW QUALITY PROTEIN: uncharacterized protein (The sequence of the model RefSeq protein was modified relative to this genomic sequence to represent the inferred CDS: deleted 1 base in 1 codon) yields the protein MKMFLVLRFGILFLVVSLSCSVLALPGNGPAKDPLKYILGQDNLGPLRNGISENAAQAPGPSDYGSNNTLVLAAKRTDRPDILHGFKHYRGGWNITDPHYWASVGFTGAAGFILAFLWFFLFGFALVAHHCFKWRINIKDKGSSRSQRISLIMLILFTCAAAIGCILLCVGQDDFHGEAMNTLKYVVNQSDYTVQTLKNVTEYLSLAKTINIAQLVLPSNVMDDIDKLNVDLNAAADTLTEKTSENAGKIVKVFNAVRSALITVAAVMLVLALLGFLLSILGHQHAIHIFVVSGWLLVAVTFILCGVFILLNNAISDTCLAMEEWVENPHAASALSSILPCVDQRTTNNTLVQSKEVITDIVNVVNTYIYTFANANPSQTEFNYYNQSGPSMPPLCYPFDSLYQDRQCEPREVSMANASVVWQNYTCMVSSSGLCTTVGRVIPDIYRQLVAAVNESYALEYYTPVLLSLQDCKFVRDTFLEITSSHCPPLEHYLKIVNAGLGLISVGVLLCLVLWILYANCPLREEVFAKISSPIKCSSGCAGVKIGSSSSGKNDASLSITSVV from the exons GGCAGGATAATTTAGGGCCATTAAGAAATGGAATCTCGGAGAATGCTGCACAAGCACCTGGGCCTTCTGATTACGGGTCTAATAACACACTTGTGTTGGCGGCGAAGAGGACAGATCGACCGGACATTCTTCACGGATTTAAACATTATCGAGGAGGTTGGAACATCACCGATCCCCATTACTGGGCT TCTGTTGGCTTCACAGGTGCTGCTGGTTTTATTCTGGCTTTcctgtgg ttttttttgtttggctttgCCCTTGTAGCACATCATTGCTTCAAATGGAGAATTAACATTAAAGACAAAGGATCAAGCCGATCTCAAAGGATTTCTCTTATAATGCTTATACTGTTCACTTGTGCTGCAGC GATTGGATGTATCCTTCTCTGTGTTGGGCAGGATGACTTTCACGGTGAAGCTATGAATACTCTGAAATATGTTGTAAACCAGTCAGACTACACTGTGCAAACCCTGAAAAATGTTACAGAGTATCTATCCCTTGCGAAGACCATCAATATAGCCCAGCTTGTTCTTCCTTCTAACGTCATGGATGATATTGACAAGTTGAATGTGGATCTCAATGCTGCTGCTGATACACTGACAGAGAAGACTAGTGAAAATGCTggaaaaatagtgaaagtatTCAATGCTGT GCGGTCAGCATTGATTACTGTGGCTGCAGTGATGCTTGTCCTGGCTCTGCTTGGTTTTT TGCTGTCTATCCTTGGACATCAACATGCAATTCATAT ATTTGTAGTGAGTGGGTGGTTGTTAGTGGCGGTTACCTTCATTCTTTGTGGAGTTTTTATTCTTCTCAACAA TGCGATTTCTGACACCTGTTTGGCCATGGAAGAATGGGTGGAAAATCCCCATGCAGCATCTGCTCTTAGCAGCATTCTTCCTTGTGTTGACCAAAGAACAACAAACAACACACTCGTCCAGAGTAAAGAAGTCATCACTGatattgtaaatgttgtcaATACCTATATATACACATTTGCAAATGCAAATCCATCCCAGACAGAGTTTAATTATTATAACCAATCTGGACCTTCCATGCCTCCTCTGTGCTACCCATTTGACTCTCTTTATCAAGATCGTCAATGCGAGCCCCGGGAGGTGTCTATGGCAAATGCATCTGTG GTTTGGCAGAACTACACCTGCATGGTTTCATCATCTGGGCTGTGCACAACTGTTGGTAGGGTGATCCCTGACATCTATAGACAATTGGTGGCAGCAGTTAACGAAAGCTATGCTCTTGAGTACTACACCCCGGTTTTGCTCAGCCTTCAGGATTGCAAGTTTGTTAGGGACACATTCCTAGAAATCACCTCGAGTCATTGCCCTCCATTGGAGCATTATCTCAAGATTGTAAATGCGGGGCTGGGCTTGATCTCAGTAGGAGTTTTGCTGTGTCTCGTTCTCTGGATACTATATGCAAACTGCCCCCTAAGGGAGGAAGTGTTTGCGAAGATATCCTCGCCAATAAAATGCAGCAGTGGTTGTGCAGGTGTTAAGATAGGTTCTTCAAGTAGTGGCAAGAATGATGCATCATTGTCGATTACAAGTGTAGTGTAG